The following proteins come from a genomic window of Paramicrobacterium humi:
- a CDS encoding ABC transporter substrate-binding protein, whose translation MPRNRLLVAAGIAAAAALALTGCANGVTPAADAKPVKDGTIVYAHQQEPACVFGGWIEQAYLSYQVLDSLTSLDDDGAAVPWLADDWVASDDGLTWTFTLKDGVSFTDGTPLTAASVAYNFDYWLAGGNSTAQVWLDGYYSSAEATDDHTLVLHLDKPYPRLPETLAQGYFGIQSQHALETRSDEQNCEQPIGSGAFTVQSWNRGESIELVRNEDYTSWPANAKHTGPARVEKVDWRFVPDGTTRSAALKSDEVDAIYDVPSIEWQSLDAAGFELHKYVTPGRPQQLAFNTAEGPFADENVRKAFAYSLDRKTLVDTVGQGVIPFEGNGAVSQATPGYSEKAADAYSFDLAKAKRLLDDAGWSSTDAEGYRVKDGKRLEVVLPYGAGSIINAEGASILQGVAEQAKAAGFAVKLVPVPQSEFFAGAYSKPDERDIYAGYWTSVTAGILWINWRSTTTEKPNGNNSAFYNSAELEKLILDANSTADLDAQNALYAKAQEYIADHALSIGLYDRLSTLAVSPLLKDVWQENSQGGPVFHDAYFVG comes from the coding sequence ATGCCACGCAATCGCCTCCTCGTCGCCGCAGGGATCGCCGCCGCGGCCGCGCTCGCCCTCACCGGCTGCGCGAACGGCGTGACGCCCGCCGCCGACGCGAAGCCTGTGAAGGACGGCACGATCGTCTACGCCCACCAGCAAGAGCCCGCGTGCGTGTTCGGCGGCTGGATCGAACAGGCCTACCTCAGCTACCAGGTTCTCGACAGCCTCACCTCGCTCGATGACGACGGCGCGGCGGTGCCGTGGCTCGCGGACGACTGGGTCGCGAGCGACGACGGCCTCACGTGGACGTTCACCCTCAAGGACGGCGTCTCGTTCACGGACGGCACACCGCTCACCGCGGCATCCGTCGCCTACAACTTCGACTACTGGCTCGCGGGCGGAAACAGCACCGCGCAAGTGTGGCTCGACGGCTACTACTCCTCCGCCGAGGCGACCGACGACCACACCCTCGTGCTGCACCTCGACAAGCCGTACCCGCGCCTGCCCGAGACGCTCGCGCAGGGCTACTTCGGCATCCAGTCGCAGCACGCTCTCGAGACCCGCAGCGACGAGCAGAACTGCGAGCAGCCGATCGGATCCGGCGCGTTCACCGTGCAGTCCTGGAACCGCGGCGAGAGCATCGAGCTGGTCCGCAACGAGGACTACACCTCGTGGCCCGCGAACGCGAAGCACACCGGCCCCGCTCGGGTCGAGAAGGTCGACTGGCGGTTCGTTCCCGACGGCACCACGCGCTCGGCCGCGCTCAAGAGCGACGAGGTCGACGCGATCTACGACGTGCCGTCGATCGAATGGCAGAGCCTGGATGCCGCCGGCTTCGAGCTGCACAAGTACGTGACCCCCGGCCGGCCGCAGCAGCTCGCCTTCAACACGGCGGAGGGGCCGTTCGCCGACGAGAACGTGCGCAAGGCCTTCGCCTACAGCCTCGACCGCAAGACCCTCGTGGACACCGTCGGGCAGGGCGTCATCCCGTTCGAGGGAAACGGAGCCGTGAGCCAGGCGACCCCCGGGTACAGCGAGAAGGCCGCCGACGCCTACAGCTTCGACCTCGCGAAGGCGAAGCGCCTGCTCGATGACGCCGGCTGGTCGAGCACCGACGCCGAGGGCTACCGCGTGAAGGACGGGAAGCGGCTCGAGGTCGTGCTGCCGTACGGCGCCGGATCGATCATCAACGCCGAGGGCGCGTCGATCCTGCAGGGCGTCGCGGAGCAGGCGAAGGCCGCGGGCTTCGCCGTGAAGCTCGTGCCCGTGCCGCAGAGCGAGTTCTTCGCCGGCGCCTACTCGAAGCCCGACGAGCGGGACATCTACGCGGGCTACTGGACGTCGGTGACCGCCGGGATCCTGTGGATCAACTGGCGCTCCACCACGACCGAGAAGCCGAACGGCAACAACTCGGCGTTCTACAACTCCGCCGAGCTCGAGAAGCTCATCCTCGACGCGAACTCCACGGCCGATCTCGACGCGCAGAACGCGCTCTACGCGAAGGCGCAGGAGTACATCGCCGACCACGCCCTCTCCATCGGCCTCTACGACCGGCTGTCGACACTCGCCGTGTCGCCGCTGCTCAAGGACGTCTGGCAGGAGAACTCGCAGGGAGGACCGGTGTTCCATGACGCGTACTTCGTCGGCTGA
- a CDS encoding carboxylesterase/lipase family protein, giving the protein MSEAEPNPIVLTTAGAVRGVTQTTAAGVTQTAFLGIPYAEAPVGERRFAAPVPHGSWEGARDAVSYGATPLREFMTGITLIPEPAFPGEETLTVNVFTPRAGERDDPVPVLVWIHGGGFTTGSPSAPWYATGSFPHDGVVVVSLSYRLGVDGFGVIDGAPDNRAVRDWLLALEWVRDNIAAFGGDPARVTIAGQSAGGSAVLTLLSMPAAQPLFARAIAESPGSVNGDHDEVAASTKRLADRLGVPATRAGLSSCDERAVFTAQQKLGDEAGLPFVRRLIRGGASMLWQPVVDGDLIPHPIDTAFSRGIGADKPLLIGANAQEMDALFDDSSRLLDRLPGSLALLVAGFTPAAVRSYRARTPGTTRQLLGRIASDAVFRFAVARALATRRGATFAYDFRLPSALTGRSGHCLELPFVWDCLEGENVVAGVTGPNPPQALADRMHGDWLRFIRHGAAPWPAFEHGRRGMRFDAGSSEDSVFARELALVRP; this is encoded by the coding sequence ATGAGCGAGGCAGAGCCGAACCCCATCGTCCTGACCACAGCGGGAGCCGTGCGCGGTGTGACGCAGACAACCGCAGCGGGGGTCACGCAGACGGCCTTTCTCGGCATCCCGTACGCCGAGGCTCCGGTCGGTGAACGCCGCTTCGCCGCGCCCGTCCCCCATGGTTCGTGGGAGGGGGCCAGAGATGCGGTCAGCTACGGCGCCACACCGCTGCGCGAGTTCATGACCGGCATCACCCTGATCCCCGAGCCCGCGTTCCCGGGCGAGGAGACCCTCACCGTCAACGTCTTCACGCCGCGAGCGGGAGAACGCGACGATCCGGTCCCCGTCCTGGTCTGGATCCACGGCGGAGGCTTCACGACGGGCTCGCCGTCGGCGCCCTGGTACGCGACCGGATCCTTCCCTCATGACGGCGTGGTCGTCGTGTCGCTCTCCTACCGACTCGGCGTCGACGGCTTCGGCGTCATCGACGGCGCTCCCGACAACCGCGCCGTGCGCGACTGGCTGCTCGCACTCGAGTGGGTGCGTGACAACATCGCGGCATTCGGCGGCGACCCCGCTCGCGTCACGATCGCGGGGCAGAGCGCGGGCGGCTCCGCAGTCCTCACCCTGCTGTCGATGCCCGCGGCGCAGCCGCTGTTCGCACGGGCGATCGCCGAGTCGCCCGGCAGCGTCAACGGCGACCACGACGAGGTCGCCGCGAGCACGAAACGGCTCGCCGACCGACTCGGCGTGCCGGCGACCCGCGCCGGCCTCAGCTCGTGCGACGAGCGCGCCGTGTTCACGGCGCAGCAGAAGCTCGGCGACGAGGCGGGCCTGCCGTTCGTGCGCCGGCTCATCCGGGGCGGCGCCTCCATGCTCTGGCAGCCCGTCGTCGACGGCGACCTGATCCCGCACCCGATCGACACCGCGTTCTCCCGCGGAATCGGGGCCGACAAGCCGCTGCTGATCGGCGCCAACGCCCAGGAGATGGACGCGCTGTTCGACGACAGCTCGCGCCTTCTCGATCGGCTGCCAGGTTCGCTCGCGCTGCTCGTCGCAGGCTTCACGCCTGCCGCTGTGCGCAGCTACCGCGCCCGAACGCCTGGCACGACGCGGCAGCTGCTCGGCCGCATCGCGAGCGACGCCGTCTTCCGCTTCGCCGTCGCACGCGCTCTCGCGACCCGTCGCGGCGCCACGTTCGCCTACGACTTCCGCCTGCCCTCCGCGCTCACGGGCCGGAGCGGGCACTGCCTCGAACTGCCCTTCGTGTGGGACTGCCTCGAGGGCGAGAACGTGGTCGCCGGGGTCACGGGCCCGAACCCGCCGCAGGCCCTCGCGGATCGCATGCACGGCGACTGGCTGCGGTTCATCCGCCACGGGGCAGCGCCGTGGCCGGCGTTCGAGCACGGCCGGCGCGGCATGCGCTTCGACGCCGGTTCGAGCGAGGACTCCGTGTTCGCGCGAGAGCTCGCGCTCGTGCGCCCGTAG
- a CDS encoding phospholipase yields the protein MTTTSHTPDETPDTSLTPFPRRNHLNRLRRQRTKRRARIMGASALALGLTLGGTGVAASWATPTVDPSVKPLMPSATSMADASTQLQAADEAQSTASSALDDANAALDRADDSVDTATLASYVKDLEAADPREPDATLSVAKKTMSETATVTADIEADEKAEAAAKAAAEAAAKKKAEEAARAQAAANTPAGAKATAARMAAQKYGWGSGQFSCLSSLWAKESGWSYTASNASSGAYGIPQALPGSKMASVGSDWATNATTQIAWGLDYIKRAYGTPCAAWGHSQAMNWY from the coding sequence ATGACGACGACTTCCCACACTCCTGACGAAACCCCCGACACCTCCCTCACGCCGTTCCCGCGGCGCAACCACCTCAATCGGCTCCGCCGGCAGCGCACAAAGCGCCGCGCCCGCATCATGGGCGCCTCCGCGCTCGCGCTCGGCCTGACGCTCGGCGGTACGGGTGTCGCGGCGAGCTGGGCCACCCCGACGGTCGACCCAAGCGTCAAGCCGCTCATGCCCTCGGCGACGTCGATGGCTGACGCCTCGACGCAGCTGCAAGCCGCAGACGAGGCGCAGAGCACAGCCTCGTCGGCACTCGACGACGCGAACGCCGCCCTTGACCGCGCTGACGACTCCGTCGACACGGCGACGCTCGCGTCGTACGTGAAGGACCTCGAAGCGGCCGACCCGCGCGAACCCGATGCCACCCTGAGCGTCGCGAAGAAGACAATGAGCGAGACCGCCACTGTCACCGCGGACATCGAAGCGGACGAGAAGGCGGAGGCTGCCGCGAAGGCCGCCGCCGAGGCCGCCGCGAAGAAGAAGGCCGAAGAGGCCGCGCGAGCGCAGGCCGCCGCGAACACGCCGGCGGGCGCGAAGGCGACGGCCGCGCGCATGGCCGCGCAGAAGTACGGCTGGGGCTCCGGCCAGTTCAGCTGCCTCTCCTCGCTGTGGGCGAAGGAATCGGGCTGGTCGTACACGGCCTCGAACGCCTCGAGCGGCGCGTACGGGATCCCGCAGGCGCTGCCCGGCAGCAAGATGGCGTCGGTCGGCAGCGACTGGGCCACCAACGCGACAACGCAGATCGCGTGGGGACTCGACTACATCAAGCGCGCCTACGGCACACCGTGCGCCGCGTGGGGCCACTCCCAGGCGATGAACTGGTACTGA